Sequence from the Sanguibacter keddieii DSM 10542 genome:
CGGCGCGCTCGACGTCCCGGTCGAGGTCTTCAGGCGTGAGGTCGTCGGCGGGCTGGTCGACGACGGGGACCGCCCCGGTCGCCAGGCTCGCCTGGAAGGCACGCAGGTCGAGGGGCCCGCTGTTGGTCTCGATGCGGGCGCGGCGGCGCCGGGCGATGAGGTCCTCGATACCCCGGACCTGGCGGCGGCCGGCGCTCTCCGCGGCGAGCTTGCGCTGCAGCACGGCCGTGGTGACGACACGGTGGGATGCTGCGGGCGCGAAGCCGAGGCGGGCGAGGAAGCGCTGCACGCCGCGCGACCCGGGGAGCGGCACGGAGTACACGTCGAGCGCACCGACGGACGCGGCGAGGTCACCGGCTGCGGTGAGCAGCGCGTGGCCGACGCCGCGCCGGCGGAAGTCCTGCGAGACGTAGAGCGCCTCGATGTACACCGAGGTGACGTCGCTGAACAGGCTCGGCTCGATGATGCGCACGAGCATGAACCCGACGGGCTGGCCCTCGATGACGGCGACCTTGATACGACCACCCGGCAGGCCCGTGAGCGTCGCGAGCTGGCGGGTGAGCCGCTCCTCGTCGCTCACGCACAGCTGCACGCCGGTGCCTGCCTCGTGACGCGCGGAGACGCTCAGCCGGGCCAGGACCGGCAGGTCCGACGCGACGGCGGGTCGGACATCGACCAGTGCACGCATGAGCAGAGCTCCTCGACAGGGGGGGTGATCGCTTCGACCTAGACTGCCCCTCTCGACCCTGCGGGTCAACAGCGGGGCGGACAGGCTCAGGTCAGTTGTCGCCGACCTGGTCGATGACGGCGTCGGCGACCTCACGCATGGTGAGGCGACGGTCCATCGACGTCTTCTGGATCCAGCGGAAGGACTCCGGCTCGCTCAGGCCCATCTTCGACATGAGCAGGCCCTTGGCGCGGTCGACGCGCTTGCGGGTCTCGAAGCGCTCGGCGAGGTCGGCGACCTCGGCCTCGAGGGCGCTGATCTGCGAGTAGCGCGAGATGGCGATCTCGACGGCCGGCAGCAGGTCCGCGGGGCTGAAGGGCTTGACGACGTACGCCATCGCACCGGCGTCGCGGGCACGCTCGACCAGCTCGGTCTGCGAGAACGCGGTGAGCAGCACGACGGGCGCGACGTGCGCCTTGCCGATGCGCTCGGCCGCCGAGATGCCGTCGAGCTCGGGCATCTTGACGTCCATCACGACGACGTCGGGCTTGAGCTCGAGGGCGAGCCTGACGGCGGTCTCGCCGTCGCCTGCCTCGCCGACGACGTCGAAGCCGGCCTCACGGAGCGTCTCGACGACGTCCATGCGGATGAGGGCCTCGTCCTCGGCGACGACGGCACGGCGCACCTTGCGCGCCGGAGGTGCTGCGGGCTCCTCCTCAGGCGTCTCGACCGGCTCCAGGAGAGGCGGGAGGTCCAGAGGGAGCATGCTCTTCTTCTCTTCGTTGTCCGTCACGAACGCAATGGTAGTCCGACGGAGCCCCAGGATGCGCACCTTCTGAGCGTCGGATACAGCACACTGACCAGACGGTCGGGATCAGGCCCTCCAGGCCGAGGAGCAGGGAGGAGGCCGTGGCGCTCCCCCACGGATACGCACCGGAAGGCGCGACTGTGGTTTCATAGTCGGGCGCTGCCCAGAAGCACCAGGCCCCGGTAGCCCAACCGGCAGAGGCGTTCGGCTCAAACCCGATCCAGTGTGGGTTCGAATCCCACCCGGGGCACCATGCTTTCGTAGGTCGGAGGCACTTTCGACAGACCTCGACCTGCGGTTCAGAGGCCCTGACGAGGCCTCGGTCGACGTCGTGCCCGGGCAGCACGCGGCGGCGAGCAAGAACACGGCGGTGAGAAGCATCAGGCCCGGGATGAGACGCTCTCGGCTGACGATCTTCGCGCGACGCTAGCCATCGTGGCCGAGACCATCCCGGTAGTGACGGGCGAGGACGCCGCACCTGAGGTCGAGCGTCGTCGGTCGACCGTCG
This genomic interval carries:
- a CDS encoding ANTAR domain-containing response regulator, producing the protein MLPLDLPPLLEPVETPEEEPAAPPARKVRRAVVAEDEALIRMDVVETLREAGFDVVGEAGDGETAVRLALELKPDVVVMDVKMPELDGISAAERIGKAHVAPVVLLTAFSQTELVERARDAGAMAYVVKPFSPADLLPAVEIAISRYSQISALEAEVADLAERFETRKRVDRAKGLLMSKMGLSEPESFRWIQKTSMDRRLTMREVADAVIDQVGDN
- a CDS encoding GNAT family N-acetyltransferase; the protein is MRALVDVRPAVASDLPVLARLSVSARHEAGTGVQLCVSDEERLTRQLATLTGLPGGRIKVAVIEGQPVGFMLVRIIEPSLFSDVTSVYIEALYVSQDFRRRGVGHALLTAAGDLAASVGALDVYSVPLPGSRGVQRFLARLGFAPAASHRVVTTAVLQRKLAAESAGRRQVRGIEDLIARRRRARIETNSGPLDLRAFQASLATGAVPVVDQPADDLTPEDLDRDVERAGHPEHSGRRREHQAG